The DNA sequence CTCCACCAGCGCCACCCACGAGAACACGACGGTGGTCACGATCGCCAGGATCGTCGCGACCGCCACGAGCACCAGCCCCACCTCCGCGACCCCGCCGAGCAGCAGCACGCCCCCGGCCAGGTCGAGGGCCAGCGGCACCGTGAACAGCGCGATCCTCTCCACGTCGTAGCGCCCGTATCCGGTCGTCGCAGAGTCCCGCCGGATCGCGATGGACGACCGCACCGCGACGAACCCGCAGATCAGCGTCCCGACGACGACCTGCACCCCGAACCCCCACGGCGCCTGGCCCGGGATGAGCGCCGCGCAGCTGAGTGCGACGCCGAGGATGAGCGTCGCGATGGACGCCCCGGCCCGCGCCGCGAGCCCGCGGGACTCCGCGATCTGGCGGATGTTCACCGACAACGCGACGATCAGGAGGCCGCCCAGCGCCGCGCCGGCCCCCGCGACCGCGACGTTGAACTCCGACCACTCGCGGAAGATCCCCACCATGCGCACAGCGTAGCGGCGCGCTGTCAAGTCTGGCGGGCGCGCACGGCCAGGGCGTATAACGGGGGACATGGCCGACGCGATCACGACCTGGATCGACCGCTATCGCCGCGCGTGGGAGAGCAACGACCCCGACGACATCCGGGCGCTCTTCACCGAGGACGCGAGCTACCGCACCGAGCCGTTCGCCGAGCCGTGGGACGGGCACCTCGAGATCGTGGAGGGCTGGCTCGACGCGCAGGACGACCCGGGCTCTGTCGACTTCGAGTGGAGGCTGCTCGGCCAGGACGGGTCCCAGTACTTCGTGGAGGGCGTCACCGACTACCACGACGGCCCGACCTACTCGAACCTGTGGGTCGTAGTGCTCGCCGGCGACGGCCGCGCCGAGGAGTTCACCGAGTGGTGGATGGAGCAGGAGGCCTGATCCGCCGGACGTCGACGGTCAGACCGCCCCGCCCAGCCACAGCCCCAGCCCGGCCGCGGCGAGCGCCAGCACCAGCATCCCGGCCCCGTTGAACAGCGCCGCGCGATACCGCCGCTGCTGCGCCAGCCGCACCGTCTCGTAGCTCGCCGTGCTGAACGTCGTGTAGCCGCCGAGGAACCCGGTGCCGAGGATCGCCCTCCACTCGGGCGGGAGGCCGTGCGCGAGCGCCAGCCCGGTGACGAGTCCGAGCAGGAAGGACCCCGTCACGTTGATGACGGTCGTGCCGAAGGGGTAGTTGATCCGGAAGACGCTGCGCAGCATCCCGTCGAGGACCAGCCGTGCCACGGCCCCGAGTCCGCCCGCGACCGCGACGGCGAGCACCAGCAGCGGCGTCACCGGCCGACCCCCGGAGCGTCGTCGCCGAGCGCGGAGCCCCCGCGCCGGGCCCGCCGCCTCCCCAGCGCAGCCGCGGCCGCGATCCCCGCGACCGACGCCAGCGCGCCGATCAGGATCGTCGCCACCGCGTACCCGATCCCGCCGCCGAGGTTCTGCGCAGCGAACAACCCGTCCGTGTCCACCGCGAACGAACTGTACGTCGTGTACCCGCCGAGGATGCCGGTCCCGGCGAACAGCCGCAGGTCGCGGCGGCGTCCGGCGTCCGGACCGCGCAGGGCCAGCGCCTCCAACAGCCAGCCGAGCACGAATGCGCCCGTGACGTTGATGACCAGTGTGATGAGCGGCACGCCGGCCACGGTCGGCACGGCCGCCGACAGCAGGTATCGCACCGTGGTGCCGATCGCGCCGCCGGCGAAGACGAGCAGGACGGAGCGCCAGTGCAGGTGCACAGGCAACGGAGTTCTCGCGGACACGCGGCATCCACCCTTCGGAATGAAGCGCAGGAACTATCAGCGACCGTCGCGGTTCGGGCCGTCCGGCCCCGGCGAGATCCATCGCCGCTGGACCACTATACCGGCGGGTCCTCCCAGGGCAGCGCCTGCGACCCGCTGACCGGCGCCAGCGGCACCACGATCACGGGCCGGTGCTGCCGGTGTGCCAGGTGCACCGCGACCGAGCCGTTGAAGAACTCGCGGATGCTGCCGCGCAGCCCTGCTTCCCGCGTGCCCACGACGATGTAGCGCGCGTCCATCTCGTCCGCGAGCCGGGCGAGCGCCCAGGCCGGGTCTCCCGCCAGCTGCTTCAGCGTGTACGGGACGCCGCGGCCGTTCAGCGTCGCACGGATGTCGGACTCCAGCTCGGCGTCGAAGGTCTCCTCCTCGACTTCGGGGAGGTCGGGGTCGTACGGCAGAGCGACCACGGTGCCGTCCACGTAGCTGGAGACCAGGTACCGGTTGGGGTCGACATTGGCGCAGACCAGCGGGACGTCGAGGTCGTCGGCGAGCCGCGCCGCCTGGTCGAGCACCGCGGTCGGCTGGCCGGGGACGACCGCGACGAGCACTCCCCCCGGCTTGATGCCGGCCGATTCGCCGCCGCCCGCCCCAGTGCCGCCGATGCCGCTCATGCGACTAGTGTGCACCATCCGGTGCGCCGGGATGCGATGGGCCACGCTCCGGTGGGCCGCGCTTTCGCAGGCCATGCGCAGCCGCCCTCCCTTGGCGCGCACCGTACCGTGGGGTACGTTCGGACGCGAACCCAGGGAGGCCACGCAATGACCGAGAACAAGGCCGCGCTCCCCCGCGAGCGCCGCCGGACCACCCGCGGACTGCGGCCGCTGCCGGTGCTGACGCGCGACGCGACAGCCCAGCTCAAGCGGCTGCTCAGCGCCGAGCTGGCCCTGTTCAAGGCCGAGATGACGGCCAAAGCGAAGGCGGCGGGGGTCGGCGTCGGGCTGCTGGTCGGCGCCCTGGTCTTCGTGTTCTTCGCGCTCGGCGTGCTCGTCGCGGCCGCCGTGTTCGCGTTCGCGCTGATCGTCCCCGGCTGGCTGGCGGCGCTCATCGTCGCCGGCATCCTGATCGTCCTGGCGATCATCGTCGCCCTCATCGGCCGGGCCATGCTGAAGCGCGGGATGCCGCCCGTCCCGGAGGACCTCGGGCCGGAGCTGAAGGCCGACGTCCAGGCGCTGAAGGGGGAACAGCCGTGAGCGGCAAGGGGATGAACACGCTGAAGCTGGAGTTGGAGGAGACGCGCGACGAGCTCGCCACGACGCTCGACGACATCTTCGCCACCTTCAACGTGCGGGTGCAGATCCGGTCGCACCCGGTCGCCGCCGCGGCGGTGTTCCTGACGGTGCTCGCCGGTGCTGCCGCGCTCGTGGCGCGAGGGATCGCGCGTGGCCGCTGAGGCCTCCCGGCGCCGCCTGCCGTGGGGCTACATGCTCAAGCGCACGCTGCGCAGTTTCGGCCAGGCGTCCTGCACCGACCTCGCGGCCGGGCTCACCTACTTCGGCGTGCTGTCCCTGTTCCCGGCGATGATCGCGCTCGTCAGCGTGCTCGGCCTGGTGGGTCAGAGCAAGGCCGGCATCAACGCGCTGTTCGGGATGCTCGACCAGCTCGCGCCCGGGATGCTGACGGTTGTGGAGGCGCCGATCGAGGCGCTGGCGAAGTCCCCCGCCACGGGCGTCGCGCTCGTGATCGGCATCGTCGGCGCGGTCTGGTCGGCCTCCGGGTACGTCGGCGGCTTCGGGCGCGCGCTCAACCGGGTGTATGGCGTGCGGGAGGGCCGGTCTGCTTTCGCGCTGCGTCCGGTCCAGCTCGGGGTGACACTCGCGTCGCTCGTGCTCATCTCGATCGTCGCGATCCTGCTGGTCGTCTCCGGGCCCATCCTGCAGGCCCTCGGCGACGCGATCGGCGTCGGGGACGCTGCGAAGACGGCGTGGTCGATCCTGCGCTGGCCGGTGGTGGTGTTCGCGCTGGTGCTGCTGGTCGCGCTGCTCTACTCGGCGACGCCGAACGTGAAGCAACCACGGTTCCGCTGGCTGACCCCGGGAGCGGTCGTCGCGATCGTCCTGCTCGGCGTCGCCTCCGCACTGTTCGCGTTCTACGTCGCGAACTTCGGGCACTATGACAAGACGTACGGCACGCTGGCCGGGATCATCGTCTTCCTGCTGTGGATCTGGATCGCCAACGTCGTGCTCCTGCTCGGCGCGGTGCTCGACGCGGAGATCGCCCGGGCCCGGCTCATCCTGGCCGGCGTCGAGGTCGAGAAGGGCTACGACCTCCCGCTCAAGTCGGACAAGGCCATCGTGAAGGCGCAGGACGCGGACGCCGGCGACATCCTCGTGGTGCGTGAGATGCGGCGCAAACTGCGCTGACCGCCGTGTCGAATCGGCGCGTCCCGATTCGACGTCCTGGTGACGACAGAGAGGAACCACCATGGCCCAGTTCGCCATCTTCATCTACGGCGACGGCGTCCCCGGGACCCCTGAGGAGCTCGCCGAGCACGACCGCCACTCCGAGGACCTGATCGGCGACGGCTCGCTGACGGCCGCGTTCGCGCTCGCCCCGTTCACGGAGGCGACCTCCGTCCGCGGCGACGGCGTCACCGACGGTCCGTACACGGAGTCCAAGGAGATCATCGCGGGCATCGGCATCGTGGAGGCCGCGGACCGGGAGGCCGCCCTCGCGATCGCCCGCCGCAACCCGGCCACCTGGCAGGGCGGCGGCGTGGAGGTCCGGGAGATCGTAGGGTCGTACATTCGGACGGGAGAGAGGTCCGATACCCTCCTGCCATGAGCGGTGAGGGATCCACGGACGACGCACGACCCGGGCACGACCTCCCGGACAGCAGGGGCCGGACCGGCCTGCATCACGCCGGGCGCGCACTCTCCGGCAACCCGTCGGTGCGCGTCACCGATGTGGAGGTCGTATCCGACGGCTGGCACGTCCTGCGCCGGACCACATTCGACTACCGCGGGCGCGACGGCTCGTGGGTGAGGCAGGCGCGCGAGACGTACGACCGCGGCAACGGCGCGACCGTGCTGCTGTACGACCCCGTGGCTCGCACACTGCTGCTGACCCGCCAGTTCCGCTTCCCGGCATACGTCAACGGCCACCCCGACGGGATGCTGGTGGAGGCCGCGGCCGGCCTGCTCGACGGCGACGCCCCGGAGGAGGCGATCCGCCGGGAGGCCGCCGAGGAGCTGGGCGTGCGGGTGGGCGCGTTGGCGCACCTGTTCGACCTGTTCATGAGCCCGGGCTCGGTGACGGAGCGGGTGCACTTCTACGCGGCCGAGTACCGCCCGGGCGAGATCTCCGGCGGGGGCGGCGTCGCGGAGGAGGGCGAAGAGATCGAGCCGGTGGTCGTGGGGTATGACGAGGCGCTGGCGATGGTCGCGGACGGGCGGATCGTGGACGGGAAGACGGTCATCCTGCTGCAGTGGGCGGGGTTGAATCTGTTCTGAGGCGGGTCGCCCCTCAGTGCTGCAGGAACCGCTCCACCAGCAGGCTCACCCCGATGAGCACCATCATCGCCCCCGACAGCCTGCCCACGATCACGAGCGCCCGCGGCCGGGAGCGCAGCAGCCGCCGGGCGAGCAGGGCGACGCCCGTGTAGATCACCGCGATGTCCGCGAGGTGGATCGCGCCGAGCACCAGCATCTGGGCCGCCGCCGGCATCCCGGTCGGGGAGGTGAACTGCGGCAGGAGCGCGAGCAGCAGCAGGAGGCCCTTCGGGTTGATCCCGGAGACTCCTGCGCCGCGGAGGAACTGGGAGGCCGCGCTCCCGGCGATCGGCTCCCCGTGCGGGCCGACCGGCTCGGCGCGCTTCACCAGGGCCGTGATCCCGAGCCAGATCAGGTAGGCGCCGCCGCCGACGGTGAGCACAGTGAGGACGACAGGGAACTGCGTTACGAGCGTCCCGACGCCGAGGGCGACGGCCGCGATCACCAGCGCGTAGGCCGTCAGCATCCCGAGGATCGACGGTGCGGCGGACTTGGCCCGCACCCCGGCGCCCATGATGTACGCCCAGTCGGCGCCGGGCGTCAGCGTCAGCAGGACGGCGATCGCCCAGAACTGCGCGACCAGTGCGGGATTCATGTCGGAGAAGCTACGCGAAAGATCGCGAAAGGTGCTTCGCAATCTGCGGCGGAATCGCCGTAAGCAGTGGAGAATAGTGCGTATGGACAGCCTCGACCGGGAGATTCTCTCGACGCTTCAGCAGGACGGCCGCATCAGCGTGACGGAGCTGGCCTCCCGCGTCGGCCTCAGCCTCTCCGCGTGCCACCGGCGGGTGCGCGAACTGGAGCAGTCCGGCGTCATCGAGCACTACCGCGCCGTCGTGTCGCCGACCGCTGTCGGGCTGACGTTCGAGGCCATCGTGTTCGTGACGGTCAGCCGCACCGACCCGGACACGGTCGGTGCGTTCGAGGAGGCGGTCGTCGCCATCCCGAACGTGATCGAGGCCGAACGCCTCTTCGGCGACCCGGACTACATGCTGCGCATCCTCACGCCCAACCTGGCGGCGTACCAGGAGCTGTACGACGGGGAGCTGGGCGGCCTGCCCGGCATCCAGCGGATGACGTCGACGCTGGTGATGAAGCGGCTGGGGTCGGGGACGGCTGTGCCGTTGGGGTGAGGACCGCTGTACTGTGGTCCAACGCGATCGTCGGACGATCCTTCAGCACCAAAAGGGGAACGCATGTCCTTCAGCGAAGATCAGATCGAGGCCGTCCGTGCGGCATTCGATCTGGCCGGCTATTCGGGCGAGCTGCGGACGCTTCCCGTCGAGTCCGACCAGGATCGGGTCTTCATCGTCCCGCCCGCGAGCGAGATCGCGATGGGAGACGAGCGATCCCTCGAGTTGGTGTTGTCCAGACTGCTCGATTGCGAGGTCCTGGTGACGGGCGATGTCGGCGCCCCGACCGTCCCGTTCCGCTGACGACCCGCAGGCGATCCACCTGACGGCCGCGACGGAACTCCGCTGCGATCAGCGCCACGACCGGCTCACCCGTATCGGAGCGTCGCCCCCTGGGACTTCAGGAAGTCGATGTGCACGTGGTTGCAGGTGTCGTCGAACGGGGCGAAGTTCTCGACGCTGATCGAGCCGCGGCACTCCGCCTGGCCCAGGCCGGAGCCCTTCGGGACCAGCGGGTCGAGGAGGTGGATGAGCTGGAGGGACTTCGCGTCGCCTCCGGTCAGGGCCGAGCCGTTGAGGAGGTAGAAGTCGACCGCGTGGCCGCCGCCGTCCGCGTAGTGGGCCGAGTCCGTTCCGGCGCCCTCGATCTGGCCCGTGCACTTGCGGTTGATGTCGCTGATGCCGACCTGGCTGAAGTTGTCCAGCGCGACCGAGATCGCCTGCAGCACGCGGTAGTCGACACCGCAGTTCGGGACGACCTTGCCCTCGGCGAGGTTCGCGATCTCCGGGATGTGGTTCGGCGTGGAGCCGACCAGGCGGCCCGCCGCGACCGCCCCCATGAGCTGCACGGCCAGCGCCTGCACGGTGGGCGACACGGAGCTGTTGGTGGTGGAGTCGAGCGCCTGCGGGCTCTCGGCGATGCCGAGGCCGTCGCGGGAGACGACCTGCGCGGTGGCGTTGCCGCCGGTCAGGGTCTGCACGGCGAGGGCGGTGCGCGCGGCGCCGGCCACAGAGGCCTCGCCGGTGGTCGCGTAGGCCGGGAGCGACGCGGTGCCGAAGAACGCGGTCAGGGCGACCAGCACGAAGACGTGGAAGCTGCGGCGGTGGCGGCCCTCGGTGTGGAGCTTGCGGTAGATGCCGCGGCGCGGGTGCCGGGGGTTCGCGGGGTCGGCGACCGACGGGCCGGCGGAGACCAGCGCTGCGGGGACGGCCGACTGTTGCGCGGCTGCGGCCGCGGCACGGCGCTCGGCGCGGGACGGACGGGTCGGCTTGACGACGACGCGCTCGCGGACGACCTGCTTCTTCCGTGGAGCCGTGTGCTGCTCGTCGGCACGACGCCGGGACACGGGGGGAACCGCGGTCGAAGCCGCGGGGGCGGAAGCCGCCAGAGCGGAAGCCGCCGGGCTCGAAGCCGCCGGAGCCGCCGGGCTCTCTCCGAACAACGAGGCGATGCCGTCCTCAGCGGGCTGCGGCGCGATCGACGACGCGACCGGGGCGGGCGCAGCGACAGCCTGCGGCTTCTCCGCGGCCTGCTCCTTGCGCGCCTGGGCACGCTCGGCCTCCAGGGCCGCACGACGGCTCATCGGCGCCGGCGCGGCGGGCGCAGCCGGGACGACCGGTGCGGGCGGCGTCAGCGACTCGGCCACCGTGAAGTCCGTGATCGGGTCGGCGACCGCCAGCCTCTGCGCGTCCACGTCGAGTACGACGGGTCCCCGATTGCCGCGGCGAGGCCGCAAGGGGGCAGAGGACTCGGGCAAACTGGCCTTCCTGGGACGTACCGGGACGAACTGGATCCACGCCTGGGACGGTCGGGTCCGAGCGCCGCGGGGGGACGACGCGTTCAGGCGTACCCGACCATTCTTATCAAATTTCGGCTGGACGTTCTATCAATGCAGACGAATAGATCGAACGAATTCGCGCAGAGACACGTCGCCGAGACGAACTGACGGATGAAAGAAGATCCCCGGCGAATCGCTCGGGAGGCCGGGGTCGGGGTGCATCCCGCGCGTTCGGGTCACGCGGAAACACCCCGGCCCGAACGTCATCGGATGCGGGGTCCGATCACCTTGAAACTAACCCTTCGAGTCCGCTCAGACCCAGCCGGGTACGGCTGCTACGACTGGCGCGCGGGACGCCGTCCGGGTGCTAGGGGATCGCCACCACGAGCTCGACGCGACCGTCGAGCTCCCGCAGCGCGACGTCGCCCCGCTCGGCGAGCTGACGGAGCCCGATGCCCGGCACCGCGGTGGACAGCGCACCCCCGGAGACGACGACGACCGAGACCCCTCCATGGGCCGCGGCCCGGACTTCGAGCGTGACCTCCGACCCGTCGCCGTGGCGCACCGCGTTCGCAAGGCCTTCGGAGATCGCGTCGACCACGGCCTCCGCACGCCCTGCCTCGCCCAGGCGCTCCCAGACGCCGTCTCCGAACGACGAGCGCAGCGGGATGGCGGAGCCCCAGCTCTCGACCAGCGCCCCGATCCGGTCGGCGGCGTCCGGCTCGCTCCGCGGAGCGCTCAGCTCGGCGCGGATGTTGGAGACCACCTCCCGCACACCGTCTGACGCGTCCTCCGCCGATCCGGCGCCCAGCGAGAGCGCGGCGGCGATGAGTTCGGACTGCACGCCGGAGTGGAGGAGCCGCGCGAGCCCCTCGCGCTCGTGGTCGAGCGCGCTCCGGCCGTCGGCGGCCTCCAGCACGTTGGCCTGCACGGCGGCCTCCAAGGCGGCCTGGTCGCGCCGGACCCGCGCGGACAGCGACGCGACGAGCGCGGCGCCGAAGGCGATGGCAGGATACGTGACCATCTCGACCCAGACCATGTCCGGGACACGGCCCAGCGCCTCGACCACGAGTCTCGTCGTCAGGCTCAGGAGCACGCCGATCACCCCGTACCCGACGAGGAGCATCATCGCCCGGAAGATGCGCGCCACCCTCCCGACGATCCACCCCAGCACGAGGTTCCCGGCCCAGACGACGGAGAAGCCGCAGACGAGCGGCGGCAGGCAGAAGAGCAGGCCGTACTGTGCGACCCCGAACGGGACCACCAGCACCGCGAACAGGACGGCCAGCGGCAGAGCGGGGGCCGGCCGCATCCCGAGCAGCACGGACGCGATCCAGTCCCGCACGCGCACCGGCCCGTCCAGCGCGCCCTCCTCGGCCGTCGCCACATCGTCCGAGTACAGCCGGTGGCTCGCCGGACGCACGACCTCCTGGGCCAGACCGCGGAGCAGCCGGGCGGCGTCGGCCGGGCGGATGCCGTGCGCGGCGGCGGCGGCAGCGGCGTCGTCCAGCTGAGCCAGCACGGTCTCGACCACCGAGCGCCGGAGCTCGGAGATGCGTGCGACCGTCCGCTCCGCGTCCCGGGCGGAGGCCCTCTGGGCCGCCCGGAGCCGCCGGTAGACGCCGATGTGGTCGCGCACCAGGTCGACGACCGCCGCGATCAGGGAGAGCATGGTGATCGTCGTGACGACGTTGATGAAGATCCGGCCGACCAGGTCGCCCGCCGCCACCGGGACCCCCAGCACCCAGCCCGCCGCGAGGAACAGCAGCGGCCGCAGCAGCCCGATCACCCCGAACACCAGGAACACGACGGGCACCCGCACCCGTTGGGGAGTCGCGCGAAGCACCGCCCAGCCGGCCAGCATGGTCGCGCCGACTGCCGCGTGCTCCAGCATGCCGACCGCGACGATCGCCCACGGGCCGCCGCTGATGTACTGGAGGCCGGACATCACGGTCACCGCGAACGGCAGCGTCACCAGCCAGGACCACCACGAGAGCGCCGACGGCCCGGTCGCCCGGTCAACCGCACGGCGCATCCACGGGGCGATCATGGGATTCACAACCCGGACCCCGGATCGCCGTAGGTCGCGGTGTAGAGGGTCGCGGCAGCCACGCGCGGGGCGATGCCGTCGTCGCCCGTCAGGCCGAGCGCCTGGAAGACGCGCTCCACGCTCTTCTCGACTGCGCGCACCGAGACTCCGCGCCGGCGCGCGATCTCCGCGTTCGTGAGCCCCGCGGCGAGCAGCCGGGTCGTCTCACGCTGGGCCGGGCTCAGCCGGAGCAACGCGCCCTGCGAGCCGGTGGCGCCGGACAGGTGCTCGACGGGCCGGTCGGCGAGGACGGCCTCCGCGGCGTCGACCAGCTCGGCGACGGAGCCGATCGCGCCCTTGTTGACGAAGGAGGCGCCGGTGACCGTCTCGCGCGCCTGGGCGGCCGCGGCCTCCCGGGACAGGTTGCTGAGGAACATCACCGCGACGTGCGGGGCACGCTCGCGGAGGATCGTAGCCAGCTCCACGCCGTTCGGCCGCGAGCCGAGGTCGATGTCGGTCACGAGGAGGTCCGGGTCGGCGTCGTCGACCAGGCGGAGTGCCTCCACCGCGGACGGGGCCGTCGTGATCTCGAAGCCGCGCTGCGCGAAGGCGTCGGCGACCAGCGAGCGCATCAGCGCGTGGTCCTCGACCACGAGGACCCGCCTGCGCCACATACCGACCGCCACGTTGGAAAGGATAACGGGGAGGATGGAATGCTTCGGCCGGACCGCACGCCCCCAGTTCGGGACGCGCGGCCCGCGACACCGGCGTGCGCGCGCCGACGCCGGCCCGCATGCGCGACGGGCCGGCGTTGGATGTTGCCCGCCCCGGGGTTCGCGCGGCCCGGGGCGGGCGGTCTGGGTCAGCCGCGGACGAACCGCAGCGTGACGAGTTCGAAGGGGCGCAGTGCGAGCGTGGTCGTGGCGTCGCCGGTCGCGCGCTCCAGGAGGTCGGTGCGCTCGATCCGCTCGTACGGGAAGCCGACGGCGAGGGTGGCCGAGGCGCGCGAGCCGTGCGCCTCGTACAGCCGCACGACCACGTCGCCCGAGCCGTCCTCCGCCAGCTTCACGGTCTCCACCACGACGCCCGCCGACGAGGAGGTGACGAGCGGTTCGACCGCAGCCGCAGCCGGGCGCAGCGGGAGGTTGAGCCGGTAGCCCTCCTCGATCGCCGCGTCCACGCCGCCGACGACGATCGAGCTGCGGAGGGTGTGCTCGCCCTGGTCGGCCTCCGGGTCCGGGAACAGCGGCGCGCGCAGGAGGGTCTGGCGGACCAGAGAGTACGTGCCGCCGCCCTCCCGCTCGTGCCGGGTGATGTCGTGGCCGTAGGTCGCGTCGTTGGCGACGCCGACGCCGAAGCCGGGCTCGGCCACGTGCACCCAGCGGTGCGCGCTCGTCTCGAACCGCGCGACGTCCCAGCTCGTGTTGGTGTGCGTCGGCCGGTCGATGTGGCCGAACTGGATCTCCGACCGCGCGGAGGTCGTGTGCACGTCGACGGGGAAGCCGAGCTTCAGCATCCGCTGCCGCTCGTGCCAGTCGACGTGGGTCTCGATGTCGAGCGCGGGCGATCCGGCGGCGAGGGTCAGCGTCTGCGTGACGGTGGAGGCGCCGAAGCGGCGGACCAGGCGCAGCGACACCGACTCGGGCGTCTCGGCGACGACGTCGAGCGACTCCACGGCCGTGAGGTCCTCGCCCGCGAGCCGGTACTCGATGTCGACGTCCCAGGCGTCCCACTGCGTGGGGGTGTCCCGGAAGAGCTGGAGCAGGTTGGCCCGGGTGCCGGCGGGCACGGCCTCCCGGCCGCTCGCGAGCTCCACGATCGAGGGGATGAGGCCCTCGGCGTCGACCGTGACGGCGATGCGGTCGTTGACCAGGCGGATGACGTCGCCATCGCGCTCGACGCGGGCGTCGGAGCCGCGGGCCGGGATGCCGACGGCGCCGGGGGCGACGCCATCGACAGGGTACGGCGAGGCGTTGGCGACAGCGCCACCCGTGCCGCCCGCACCGTCACCCGCGGCGAGCGCCGCCAGCGACCGCGCAATCACGTCCTCCAGGCTCCGCGCCACCGCGGCGTAGTTCTCGACCGCCTGGTCGTGCACCCAGCCGATCGACGACCCGGGCAGGATGTCGTGGAACTGCTGCAGCAGCACCGTCCGCCAGGCCTCCCGCAGCTCCTCGGCCGGGTAGGCCGCGCCGGCGCGGACCGCCGCGGTCGCCGCCCACAGCTCGGCCTCGTGCAGCAGCGCCTCGCTGCGGCGGTTGCCCTGCTTGGTGCGCGCCTGCGACGTGTAGGTGCCGCGGTGGAACTCCAGGTAGAGCTCCCCCGCCCACACCGGCGCCGGGTCGAACTCGGCGCGCGCCGCGGCGAAGAATTCCGATGGGGCCGCCACGCGGACGGTCGGCGAGCCCTCCAGGTCGGCCGTGCGCGCGGCCGCCGCGACCATCTCGCGGGTCGGGCCGCCGCCGCCGTCGCCGAAGCCGAACGGCACCAGGGAGGTGTTCGCCCGGCCCTTGTCGGCGAAGTTCTGCTCGGCGTGCGCCAGCTCGCCCCCGGAGAGGACGGAGTTGTAGGTGTCGACCGGCGGGAAGTGCGTGAAGATCCGCGTGCCGTCGATGCCCTCCCAGTCGAAGGTGTGGTGCGGGAATCTGTTGGTCTCGTTCCAGGAGATCTTCTGCGTGAGGAAGTGCTCCATCCCGGCCTCGCGGGCGATCTGCGGGAGGGCGCCCGAGTAGCCGAACGAGTCGGGCAGCCAGACCTCGCGCGGCTCGTAGCCGAACTCCTCCAGGAAGAACCGC is a window from the Leifsonia shinshuensis genome containing:
- a CDS encoding alpha-mannosidase, whose translation is MYQQNQLAELRVDRFVRERLTPALERASVPVTVEAWEVPDEPVPFAQAVEGAFEHFAVGRPWGRPWGTVWFRLTGTVPAEWEAAPDEVELVVDLGFTAGQVGFQAEGLVWATDGTIVKALEPLNNYVRLRASPGQSFELFVEAASNPDVGSDWSFTPTPVGRKSTASPDSIYTLRRVDVVHRDREVWELIQDIFTVRGLAAELPATSPRRAALFAALEDAVTAVDPFDVGATAFAGRAALADVLASPAAATAHRVFAVGHAHIDSAWLWPVRETIRKCARTFSNVLDLMDQDPDFVFACSSAQQFAWMQRFYPELFERIRVRVAEGRFVPVGGMWVESDTNMPGSEAMARQFVEGKRFFLEEFGYEPREVWLPDSFGYSGALPQIAREAGMEHFLTQKISWNETNRFPHHTFDWEGIDGTRIFTHFPPVDTYNSVLSGGELAHAEQNFADKGRANTSLVPFGFGDGGGGPTREMVAAAARTADLEGSPTVRVAAPSEFFAAARAEFDPAPVWAGELYLEFHRGTYTSQARTKQGNRRSEALLHEAELWAATAAVRAGAAYPAEELREAWRTVLLQQFHDILPGSSIGWVHDQAVENYAAVARSLEDVIARSLAALAAGDGAGGTGGAVANASPYPVDGVAPGAVGIPARGSDARVERDGDVIRLVNDRIAVTVDAEGLIPSIVELASGREAVPAGTRANLLQLFRDTPTQWDAWDVDIEYRLAGEDLTAVESLDVVAETPESVSLRLVRRFGASTVTQTLTLAAGSPALDIETHVDWHERQRMLKLGFPVDVHTTSARSEIQFGHIDRPTHTNTSWDVARFETSAHRWVHVAEPGFGVGVANDATYGHDITRHEREGGGTYSLVRQTLLRAPLFPDPEADQGEHTLRSSIVVGGVDAAIEEGYRLNLPLRPAAAAVEPLVTSSSAGVVVETVKLAEDGSGDVVVRLYEAHGSRASATLAVGFPYERIERTDLLERATGDATTTLALRPFELVTLRFVRG